From Pseudoalteromonas sp. R3, one genomic window encodes:
- the proB gene encoding glutamate 5-kinase: protein MSIETSQRIVIKIGSALIAPEQDGCRSRYLLNIAQFIVQCRAKGKEVLLVSSGAVAAGSHLFKNKDKSSVAVKKAMAAAGQTEMISTWERFFDFPSAQLLLTHGDLRDRDRYNSIRETLFTLLEQGILPIINENDAVTTDELKVGDNDNLSAMVAAAADADCLIICSDVNGLYDTDPNKNPDARLLDTVGELTPEIYAMTGGPTSSVGTGGMRTKLQAAEKATSHGIVTYIVNGFNEDTFSELLNGANPGTCFLPYDTPMQEAVHWMTHTASEQGELIVEANEFDELSCDDIVAVNGDFSAGETVLVRNEDGQKLAKANSNYSSCLLNFIAQQDKDIVTEKVQDSIGPVISQNDIAVFEERKS, encoded by the coding sequence ATGTCAATCGAAACATCTCAACGCATAGTGATCAAAATCGGCAGTGCGTTAATCGCACCAGAGCAGGACGGTTGCCGCTCTCGTTACCTGCTTAACATTGCACAGTTTATCGTGCAGTGTCGTGCCAAAGGCAAAGAGGTGCTGTTGGTGTCATCTGGCGCTGTGGCGGCCGGATCGCACTTGTTCAAAAACAAAGACAAGAGCTCGGTGGCGGTAAAAAAAGCCATGGCGGCGGCAGGACAGACAGAAATGATCTCGACCTGGGAGCGTTTCTTTGACTTTCCGTCGGCCCAGTTATTGCTGACTCACGGCGATTTACGTGACCGCGATCGCTATAACAGTATTCGTGAAACATTGTTCACTTTACTGGAGCAAGGGATCCTGCCTATTATCAACGAGAATGATGCGGTGACGACGGACGAATTGAAGGTCGGTGATAACGACAATCTCTCAGCCATGGTGGCAGCTGCGGCTGATGCAGATTGCCTGATCATTTGTTCAGATGTGAACGGCCTGTACGACACAGATCCCAATAAAAATCCGGATGCCAGACTGCTGGACACTGTGGGTGAGCTGACCCCGGAAATTTATGCCATGACTGGCGGACCGACCAGTAGTGTAGGAACTGGTGGCATGAGGACTAAGTTACAGGCTGCTGAAAAGGCCACATCCCATGGCATTGTGACCTATATTGTGAACGGGTTTAACGAAGACACCTTCTCCGAGTTACTCAATGGGGCTAATCCTGGCACGTGTTTCCTCCCTTATGACACGCCGATGCAGGAAGCTGTGCACTGGATGACACATACCGCATCGGAGCAGGGGGAGCTGATCGTTGAAGCAAATGAGTTTGATGAACTGAGCTGTGATGACATAGTCGCAGTCAATGGTGACTTCTCGGCGGGCGAAACTGTACTGGTGAGAAACGAAGATGGTCAAAAGCTGGCCAAGGCAAACAGTAATTACAGCAGCTGTTTGCTTAACTTCATTGCCCAGCAGGATAAGGATATAGTGACCGAAAAAGTTCAGGACAGTATAGGCCCGGTCATCTCACAAAATGATATTGCAGTATTTGAGGAAAGAAAATCATGA
- a CDS encoding sodium:proton antiporter, with product MSAIYIAGIALFSVLAQWLAWVCRVPAILFLLLTGLILGPVSGQLQPDQLLGDLLFPVVSLSVAIILFEGALTLHFHELKGIGKVVRNLCSIGMLTTFAILTTSAIWLLELDWRVAAVLGAVLVVTGPTVIAPMLNAMRPEKDIDRILRWEGIVIDPIGALFAVLVFEAVNQVGEAAVFSHTMLALFSTLGVGTSVGIVAGWLTTTIIRREWLPYELHKFGILALVLFSFTLANHLSHESGLLAVTIFGIWLANQDDLEIDSVLEFKEDLSMILISSLFILLAARLQLEDLMLLDSEVFIFLAIVLFVARPLSIAVSTFGSDLPLRSRLLLAWIAPRGIVAAAVGSVFALSMMQSGYPDANKMVPLIFTVIIVTVILQSLTATPLARLLKVRQPAPNTLLLIGANHVSRAIAKGLKEQSVDVYLSDPAWENCKMARMDGLPCYYGNPQSEHAERYLPLTSLKSVMALSPNRHHNALGVQYFSHLLGEQNVFSLKSSTNHAKANKDSATFLSRQLLFGDEGNYAKLSSMMAKGGKVSATRLSEEFTWAQYQEVNKEAIPLFIIGEASKNDDGLPVRPFTTDIKDAPGSGERVLALQPPKLSVLKDPAQKEAPIGEKLGD from the coding sequence ATGTCAGCTATTTATATTGCCGGGATTGCGTTATTTTCTGTTTTAGCCCAATGGCTTGCCTGGGTATGCCGGGTTCCGGCTATTTTATTTTTACTTCTCACCGGCTTGATACTGGGTCCAGTCTCCGGACAATTACAACCCGACCAGCTGCTTGGTGATTTACTTTTTCCTGTTGTCTCTTTGTCTGTTGCCATTATTTTATTTGAAGGTGCACTCACACTACATTTTCATGAATTAAAAGGTATCGGCAAGGTCGTGAGAAACCTGTGCTCAATAGGTATGCTAACGACATTTGCTATCCTCACTACCAGTGCTATCTGGCTGCTGGAACTTGACTGGCGGGTAGCTGCAGTACTGGGTGCAGTGCTAGTGGTTACCGGCCCCACGGTAATAGCGCCGATGCTCAACGCCATGCGACCGGAAAAAGACATTGATCGGATCCTCCGCTGGGAAGGTATCGTCATCGACCCCATCGGCGCGTTATTCGCCGTTCTGGTGTTTGAAGCAGTCAATCAGGTGGGAGAGGCCGCAGTGTTCAGCCATACCATGTTAGCGCTGTTTTCAACTCTGGGCGTGGGTACCTCTGTAGGGATTGTTGCAGGCTGGCTGACCACCACCATCATTCGTCGGGAATGGCTGCCGTACGAGTTACACAAGTTTGGTATTCTTGCGCTGGTTTTGTTCAGTTTTACTCTGGCCAACCACCTAAGTCATGAATCTGGACTGCTGGCGGTGACCATCTTTGGTATCTGGCTGGCTAATCAGGATGATCTGGAAATTGATTCCGTGCTGGAATTCAAAGAAGACTTATCAATGATCTTGATCTCCAGTTTGTTCATCCTTCTGGCAGCCAGGTTGCAACTGGAAGATTTGATGTTACTCGACAGTGAGGTGTTCATCTTTCTGGCCATCGTGTTGTTTGTAGCGCGCCCTTTGAGTATTGCAGTATCGACATTTGGCAGTGATCTGCCACTGCGCTCTCGGTTGCTGCTGGCCTGGATAGCCCCGCGGGGGATCGTTGCTGCAGCAGTGGGTTCCGTATTCGCACTAAGCATGATGCAGTCGGGCTATCCTGACGCTAACAAGATGGTACCGCTGATTTTCACCGTGATCATTGTCACTGTGATACTACAAAGTCTCACAGCCACCCCTCTGGCGCGTTTACTTAAGGTGCGTCAACCAGCCCCTAATACCCTATTGCTGATTGGTGCTAACCATGTATCCCGTGCTATCGCCAAAGGCCTGAAAGAGCAAAGTGTCGACGTCTATTTGTCTGATCCAGCATGGGAAAACTGTAAGATGGCACGTATGGACGGTCTGCCCTGTTACTATGGTAACCCACAGTCAGAGCATGCCGAGCGCTACCTGCCACTGACCAGCCTGAAATCTGTTATGGCACTGTCGCCCAACCGCCACCATAACGCACTTGGAGTGCAATACTTTTCACACTTACTGGGCGAGCAAAACGTATTTTCCCTCAAGTCCTCAACGAATCATGCCAAAGCAAACAAAGACAGTGCCACTTTCTTGTCACGTCAGCTATTGTTTGGAGATGAAGGCAATTATGCCAAGCTAAGCAGTATGATGGCCAAAGGTGGTAAGGTGAGCGCAACTCGCTTATCGGAAGAATTTACCTGGGCGCAATACCAGGAAGTCAATAAAGAGGCTATCCCGCTTTTTATCATAGGAGAAGCCAGTAAAAATGACGACGGCTTGCCAGTGCGACCTTTTACAACAGACATAAAAGACGCACCAGGCAGCGGTGAGCGGGTTTTAGCGCTACAACCCCCTAAGCTATCGGTCCTGAAAGATCCGGCTCAAAAAGAGGCCCCCATCGGAGAAAAACTGGGAGATTAG
- a CDS encoding tetratricopeptide repeat protein — MNKHLSPFLTLVVSTCLLFSGNSISEEAIEAVPLYSQAELLELISRNAHLKRVKDDECQLVQDIEARAEIMALPSYQFLYGDMLAYAVCVDRNVELGLYYMRRAAEQGLAPALEQLGRYYDLGKLVQMDKRMAITYLREASVLGNLQAQLRLVDLFNKGYGSPRDYEDAYRWLFHAAVADKKLHKRIETALALLAQKMPDSVVKRARLPM; from the coding sequence ATGAACAAGCATTTAAGTCCATTCTTAACTCTGGTTGTAAGTACTTGCTTACTCTTTAGTGGTAACTCTATCTCAGAAGAGGCAATTGAAGCTGTACCTCTTTACAGTCAAGCTGAGCTATTGGAACTGATTAGTCGCAATGCCCACCTCAAGCGTGTTAAAGATGATGAGTGTCAGTTGGTACAGGATATTGAAGCCCGTGCCGAAATAATGGCGCTGCCATCTTACCAGTTTCTGTATGGCGATATGCTGGCTTATGCCGTTTGTGTGGATCGTAATGTTGAACTTGGACTGTATTATATGCGTAGGGCTGCAGAGCAAGGGTTGGCACCGGCGCTGGAACAGCTTGGTCGCTATTATGATCTGGGTAAACTGGTGCAGATGGACAAGCGCATGGCGATCACCTATTTGCGCGAAGCGTCAGTATTGGGGAATTTGCAGGCTCAGTTACGGTTGGTCGATTTGTTTAATAAAGGGTATGGCAGCCCGCGTGATTACGAAGATGCCTATCGGTGGCTGTTTCATGCTGCGGTCGCAGACAAAAAACTACACAAGCGCATCGAAACGGCGTTGGCGTTACTGGCGCAGAAAATGCCGGACAGCGTGGTTAAACGTGCCCGGCTACCGATGTAA
- a CDS encoding adenylosuccinate synthase: MGKNVVVLGTQWGDEGKGKVVDLLTDKASLVVRYQGGHNAGHTLVINGEKTVLHLIPSGILRDNVKCIIGNGVVLAPDALMKEVRMLEERGVPVRERLLISEACPLILPYHVALDQARELARGNKAIGTTGRGIGPAYEDKVARRGLRVGDLFNPEQFAAKLKEVLEYHNFTLVNYYKVDPVDFQKTYDEAMEIAQILKSMVVDVTELLDQTRLNGDNILFEGAQGTLLDIDHGTYPYVTSSNTTAGGVATGAGFGPLHLDYVLGIVKAYTTRVGSGPFPTELYDGLDKQDPVGKHLGEKGHEFGATTGRLRRTGWFDAVAMRRAIQINSISGFCLTKLDVLDGLETIKICTGYQLEDGTVTNVTPLAAEGYEKVTPVYEEMPGWSENTFGATTVEALPEAAINYIKRLEELTGVPIDIISTGPDRVETMIVRNPFGE, translated from the coding sequence ATGGGTAAAAACGTCGTTGTATTGGGCACCCAGTGGGGTGACGAAGGTAAAGGTAAGGTTGTAGACCTGCTGACAGATAAAGCTTCTTTGGTTGTTCGCTATCAGGGCGGACATAACGCGGGCCACACGCTGGTGATCAACGGTGAAAAAACCGTTCTGCACCTGATCCCGTCGGGCATTCTACGTGATAACGTAAAATGCATTATCGGTAACGGTGTGGTTTTGGCACCAGACGCACTAATGAAAGAAGTGCGTATGCTGGAAGAGCGTGGCGTACCAGTTCGTGAGCGCTTGCTTATCAGTGAAGCATGTCCGTTGATCCTGCCTTACCATGTTGCTTTGGACCAGGCACGTGAACTGGCTCGTGGTAATAAAGCAATCGGTACAACCGGTCGTGGTATCGGCCCAGCTTACGAAGACAAAGTAGCGCGCCGTGGCCTGCGAGTGGGCGACCTGTTCAACCCAGAGCAGTTTGCAGCTAAGCTGAAAGAGGTGCTTGAGTACCATAACTTCACCTTGGTTAATTACTACAAAGTAGACCCGGTTGATTTCCAGAAGACCTATGATGAAGCGATGGAAATTGCACAAATCCTGAAGTCTATGGTTGTTGACGTTACTGAGCTGTTGGATCAAACGCGTCTGAATGGCGATAACATCTTATTTGAAGGCGCTCAGGGTACTTTGCTTGATATCGACCACGGTACTTACCCATATGTTACCTCTTCGAATACCACTGCAGGTGGTGTAGCAACGGGTGCTGGTTTTGGCCCTCTGCACTTGGATTATGTACTGGGTATTGTGAAAGCCTACACCACGCGTGTTGGTTCAGGTCCATTCCCAACAGAGCTATATGACGGTCTGGACAAGCAAGATCCAGTTGGTAAGCACTTAGGTGAGAAAGGTCACGAGTTCGGTGCAACTACGGGTCGCCTGCGTCGTACAGGTTGGTTTGACGCAGTTGCTATGCGTCGTGCTATCCAGATTAACAGTATCTCAGGTTTCTGTCTGACTAAGCTGGATGTACTGGATGGCCTTGAAACCATCAAGATCTGTACTGGCTACCAGCTGGAAGATGGTACAGTCACTAACGTGACGCCACTGGCTGCGGAAGGTTATGAGAAAGTGACGCCTGTTTATGAAGAAATGCCAGGCTGGTCTGAAAACACTTTTGGAGCAACCACTGTTGAAGCGCTACCAGAAGCGGCTATCAACTACATCAAGCGTCTTGAAGAGCTGACAGGTGTACCAATCGATATCATCTCAACGGGCCCTGACCGCGTCGAGACTATGATTGTTCGCAACCCATTCGGCGAATAA
- the hflC gene encoding protease modulator HflC yields the protein MKNMTIVGLLIVAFLTFSSVFVVTEGQRAIVLLFSKVQKDSQDNAVVYEPGLHLKVPFFSQVRRIDARIQTLDGAPDRFVTSEKKDLIVDSFVKWRVNDFSAYYLRARGDKQYAETLLKQKVNNGLRTNFGSRTIKEIVSGERSELMEEALVQASESAQELGIEVLDVRVKQINLPNEVSNSIFQRMRAERTAVAKEHRSEGQEKAEIIRAEVDRRVTVMLADAERNARAVRGQGDALAAKIYADAYNKDPEFFGFVRSLEAYKNTFTSKGDVMVLSPDSEFFDYMKSKKGE from the coding sequence ATGAAAAACATGACTATTGTAGGATTGCTCATTGTTGCATTTCTGACTTTTTCGTCGGTGTTTGTTGTGACAGAAGGGCAGCGCGCCATTGTTTTACTATTCAGTAAAGTACAAAAAGACAGTCAGGACAATGCCGTGGTCTATGAACCAGGCCTGCACCTGAAAGTGCCTTTCTTCAGCCAGGTACGCCGTATTGATGCGCGTATTCAGACTCTGGATGGTGCACCAGATCGTTTTGTTACCAGCGAGAAGAAAGACTTGATCGTTGATTCATTCGTCAAGTGGCGTGTTAACGATTTCTCTGCGTACTATCTGCGTGCCAGAGGTGACAAGCAGTACGCTGAGACCCTGCTTAAACAGAAAGTGAACAATGGTCTGAGAACAAACTTTGGTTCCCGTACCATCAAAGAGATCGTGTCAGGTGAACGTAGTGAACTGATGGAAGAAGCACTGGTACAGGCCTCTGAAAGCGCTCAGGAGCTGGGTATTGAAGTACTGGATGTGCGGGTTAAGCAAATCAACCTGCCGAATGAAGTCAGTAACTCTATTTTCCAGCGGATGCGTGCTGAGCGTACTGCGGTGGCAAAAGAGCACCGCTCTGAAGGTCAGGAAAAGGCGGAGATCATTCGCGCTGAAGTGGACCGCCGGGTAACTGTTATGTTGGCAGACGCAGAGCGTAATGCTCGTGCTGTACGAGGTCAGGGTGATGCGCTAGCGGCAAAAATTTATGCTGATGCCTATAACAAAGATCCAGAGTTCTTTGGCTTTGTTCGCTCACTGGAAGCATACAAAAATACCTTCACCAGCAAAGGTGATGTCATGGTGTTGTCACCAGACAGTGAATTCTTCGATTATATGAAGAGCAAAAAAGGTGAATAA
- the hflK gene encoding FtsH protease activity modulator HflK has product MAWNEPGNNGNDNDPWKNRGGRDQGPPDLDEVFRKFNNKFGGMFGGKPGKGGGIGGAGTVFVLLIAFVVWALSGIYTVKEAERGIVLQFGEFNRIAEPGLRWKMTFVERVIPIDIEAVRSLSASGFMLTEDENVVSVEFEVQYRVVDPTLYRFSVTDADHSLQQALDSALRYVVGHSRMDQVLTTGRELVRQRTWDELTKIIEPYNLGIIVTDVNFKDSRPPAEVKDAFDDAIAAQEDEERFIREAEAYAREIEPRARGQVTRMTQEAEGYKERITLEAQGEVERFEKLLPEYQAAKQVTRERLYIETMEQVLGNSSKVLVDVKGGNNMMYLPLDKIMQQGKSGTQVTLPSQNDINQLRQSLGQSRNSTVNSSDDRFSRDRFNNGGR; this is encoded by the coding sequence ATGGCCTGGAACGAACCGGGTAATAATGGCAACGATAACGACCCGTGGAAAAACCGCGGCGGTCGTGATCAGGGGCCACCTGACTTAGACGAGGTATTCCGCAAATTTAACAACAAGTTTGGCGGTATGTTTGGCGGTAAGCCAGGCAAAGGCGGTGGTATCGGCGGTGCCGGTACGGTATTTGTACTGCTGATAGCCTTTGTTGTCTGGGCACTGAGCGGTATTTACACAGTAAAAGAAGCCGAACGTGGCATCGTGCTGCAATTCGGTGAATTTAACCGTATAGCCGAGCCGGGTCTTCGCTGGAAAATGACCTTTGTTGAACGTGTTATCCCCATTGATATTGAAGCGGTTCGCTCATTGTCGGCATCCGGCTTCATGCTGACGGAAGACGAAAACGTGGTTAGTGTTGAGTTTGAAGTACAGTATCGAGTGGTTGACCCGACTTTGTATCGCTTCAGCGTAACCGATGCCGATCACAGCTTACAGCAGGCGCTTGATAGTGCATTGCGTTATGTTGTGGGTCACTCTCGCATGGACCAGGTCTTAACCACCGGTCGTGAATTAGTACGTCAGCGTACCTGGGATGAACTAACCAAAATCATCGAGCCCTATAACCTGGGTATTATCGTCACTGATGTGAACTTCAAAGATTCACGTCCGCCTGCAGAAGTAAAAGATGCATTCGATGATGCCATCGCAGCGCAAGAGGATGAAGAGCGTTTCATTCGTGAAGCCGAAGCATACGCAAGAGAAATTGAGCCGCGTGCCCGTGGTCAGGTTACTCGTATGACCCAGGAAGCAGAAGGTTATAAAGAGCGCATCACGCTAGAGGCACAGGGTGAGGTTGAGCGTTTTGAAAAGCTACTGCCAGAGTATCAGGCAGCCAAGCAAGTTACCCGTGAACGTCTGTACATCGAAACTATGGAACAAGTACTGGGTAACAGCTCTAAAGTACTGGTCGATGTAAAAGGCGGTAATAACATGATGTACCTGCCACTGGATAAAATTATGCAGCAAGGTAAGTCGGGCACCCAGGTGACTCTGCCGAGCCAGAACGACATCAATCAGCTTCGCCAGTCGCTGGGCCAGTCACGTAACAGTACGGTAAACAGCAGTGATGACCGTTTTTCACGTGACCGTTTTAACAATGGTGGGAGGTAA
- the hflX gene encoding ribosome rescue GTPase HflX: MFDRYEAGEQAVLVHIEFPNEGDREDLRELEMLVSSAGVSCLTVVQGSRQAPHPKLFVGTGKAEEIAEIVRTHNADVIIFNHQLSPSQERNLERVCRCRVLDRTTLILDIFAQRARTHEGKLQVELAQLRHISTRLIRGWTHLERQKGGIGLRGPGETQLETDRRLLRERIKSIRKRLEKVATVREQGRRARSRNEIPTVSLVGYTNAGKSTLFNHVTHADVYAADQLFATLDPTLRKLEIADVGPVIFADTVGFIRHLPHDLVAAFKATLTETREADLQLHIVDVADQRRKENIEEVQSVLKEIEADEIPQLLVYNKIDLVEEINPKIDRDDQGLPVRVWLSAHTGEGSELLEQAISELLAKKIFAHKLIVPPAFGKLRGALFNLNAVNGESYDETGNWLLDVRLPQADWERLKKEQGQEIEQFVVGD; the protein is encoded by the coding sequence TTGTTTGACCGTTATGAAGCCGGCGAACAGGCAGTCTTAGTACATATAGAGTTTCCGAATGAAGGAGATCGAGAAGATCTTCGCGAACTGGAGATGCTAGTGTCTTCTGCTGGTGTTAGTTGTTTGACGGTTGTGCAAGGCAGCCGTCAGGCGCCTCATCCGAAATTGTTTGTCGGAACGGGGAAAGCAGAAGAAATCGCTGAGATTGTCAGAACTCACAATGCAGATGTCATCATCTTTAATCATCAACTCAGTCCCTCTCAAGAGCGCAACTTAGAGCGTGTCTGCCGTTGCCGGGTATTAGATAGAACGACCTTAATTTTGGATATTTTTGCTCAGCGTGCACGAACCCACGAGGGTAAGTTGCAGGTTGAACTGGCGCAGTTGCGACATATTTCAACTCGCCTGATCCGTGGCTGGACCCACCTTGAAAGACAAAAAGGCGGGATCGGCTTGCGCGGGCCGGGTGAAACACAGCTCGAAACCGACCGTCGTTTACTCAGAGAGCGGATCAAGAGTATTCGTAAGCGACTGGAGAAAGTTGCGACGGTGCGTGAACAGGGGCGCCGGGCACGTAGCCGTAACGAGATCCCCACAGTGTCTTTGGTCGGCTATACCAATGCGGGCAAATCAACCTTGTTTAATCATGTCACGCATGCCGATGTATACGCCGCGGATCAGCTGTTCGCGACCTTAGACCCGACATTGCGTAAGCTTGAAATTGCGGATGTCGGACCGGTGATCTTTGCCGACACCGTTGGTTTTATTCGCCATTTACCTCATGATTTAGTGGCTGCGTTTAAAGCAACGCTTACAGAAACCCGCGAAGCGGATTTGCAGCTTCACATAGTGGATGTGGCTGATCAGAGAAGAAAAGAGAACATAGAAGAGGTACAATCGGTCCTTAAAGAAATTGAGGCTGATGAGATCCCTCAGTTGCTGGTTTACAACAAAATTGATCTGGTTGAGGAGATCAACCCTAAAATAGACAGAGACGATCAAGGCCTACCTGTGCGTGTGTGGTTGTCTGCGCATACTGGTGAAGGCAGTGAATTGCTTGAGCAGGCGATTTCGGAGCTATTAGCAAAGAAAATTTTTGCCCATAAGCTCATCGTGCCACCTGCTTTTGGCAAGTTACGTGGAGCGTTGTTTAACCTCAATGCAGTAAACGGCGAGTCTTATGATGAGACCGGAAATTGGTTGCTGGACGTTAGATTGCCACAGGCAGACTGGGAAAGACTTAAAAAAGAGCAGGGCCAGGAAATAGAGCAATTTGTGGTTGGGGATTGA
- the hfq gene encoding RNA chaperone Hfq: MAKGQSLQDPFLNVLRRERIPVSIFLVNGIKLQGKIQSFDQFVILLENTVNQMVYKHAISTVVPARAVNFQNTQGNDSAEHGEDGNF, translated from the coding sequence ATGGCAAAAGGCCAATCGTTACAAGACCCATTTTTGAATGTCTTACGTCGTGAGCGCATTCCCGTTTCCATCTTTTTAGTTAACGGTATCAAATTACAAGGCAAGATCCAGTCCTTTGATCAGTTCGTCATCTTGCTTGAAAACACAGTAAATCAGATGGTTTACAAACACGCCATTTCGACCGTGGTGCCTGCTCGTGCTGTAAATTTCCAGAACACACAAGGCAATGACAGTGCAGAACATGGCGAAGATGGTAACTTTTAA
- the miaA gene encoding tRNA (adenosine(37)-N6)-dimethylallyltransferase MiaA: MQAKPVITLMGPTAAGKTALAIELCQHLNSEIISVDSALVYKGMDIGTAKPDAAEQAMAPHHLIDMLDPAESYSVADFRRDAIVCIDRLHEQGKVPVLVGGTMMYFKGLIEGLSPLPEACPQVREALEQEAKALGWPALHAQLVKIDPQAAAKISENDSQRINRALEVHRLTGKTMTELQKAKQAPLPYQFHQFAIAPKDRKILHERIEKRFKIMLDQGFKNEVLALYQRNDLHPDLPSIRCVGYRQMWEHLAGECDYEEMLFKGIAATRQLAKRQLTWLRSWPDVTWLETDGQENLQRVLSSLS, encoded by the coding sequence GTGCAAGCAAAACCCGTTATTACCTTGATGGGGCCAACCGCCGCCGGTAAAACCGCGTTGGCTATTGAGCTCTGTCAGCATTTAAATAGTGAGATTATCAGTGTGGACTCTGCACTGGTCTACAAAGGCATGGATATAGGTACCGCTAAACCTGATGCTGCTGAACAGGCTATGGCACCGCACCACCTGATTGATATGTTGGATCCGGCTGAAAGTTACTCTGTTGCAGATTTTCGCCGTGATGCCATTGTCTGCATTGACCGCTTGCATGAGCAGGGCAAAGTGCCTGTGCTGGTTGGTGGCACTATGATGTATTTTAAAGGCCTGATTGAAGGCTTATCGCCTTTGCCTGAAGCCTGCCCACAAGTGCGTGAAGCACTTGAGCAAGAAGCAAAAGCGCTAGGCTGGCCGGCTTTGCATGCACAATTGGTGAAGATTGATCCACAGGCGGCGGCGAAAATCAGCGAGAATGATTCACAGCGTATCAACAGAGCGTTGGAAGTGCACCGTTTAACGGGCAAAACCATGACTGAATTGCAAAAAGCCAAACAAGCGCCTTTGCCTTATCAGTTTCACCAGTTTGCAATTGCCCCGAAGGATCGTAAGATATTGCACGAAAGGATAGAAAAAAGATTTAAAATAATGCTGGATCAGGGCTTTAAAAACGAAGTTTTGGCCTTATATCAGCGGAATGATTTGCATCCGGATTTGCCTTCCATTCGTTGTGTGGGATATCGGCAGATGTGGGAGCATTTGGCTGGCGAGTGCGATTATGAAGAAATGCTCTTCAAAGGAATTGCAGCAACCAGGCAGTTAGCGAAGCGCCAATTAACCTGGTTACGTAGTTGGCCAGATGTCACCTGGCTTGAAACGGACGGGCAAGAAAACTTGCAACGTGTATTAAGTTCGCTAAGCTAA